From the genome of Arthrobacter sp. SLBN-122:
GCCAGGAGGCCGAAGAGCCCCCAACCTTGCCAGTCCATCTCACACCGCCCAACCGTGTAGCCGCTGGGCCGGGGAGCTGCTTCCGCCGGAGGGGAAGCGAAGTTCTCTTTGATTGAGCATCGGTGCCTCGCTCTAAAAATAAGTATCTTGAATTTAGAACCGGCAGGCCAAAGTGTCAAGTAGGTATACTAGGTTACCTACCGATGCCGTAAGGAGCCCCAATGACCCTTTCAAGCCCTGCATCGCCGGGCCGCCGTCCTGCCCGCGAACTGCTGCTTGAGGCGGCCGCACGCCTTTTCTATGCGAATGGCGTGGCTGCCACGGGCATCGATGCGATCACCGCGGAAGCGGGAGTGGCTAAGAAGAGCCTTTACAACAACTTCAGGTCAAAGGCGGATTTGATGGCCGCATACCTCGAAGCCCGGCACGGGGAATGGCTGGGGCTTTACCGCAACCGGCTGGAAGCGGCCGGCACTCCGCGGGAAGAGGTCCTGGCCGTCTTCGACGCCTACCTGGACCACGCCAACTTCGCCTACCAGAACGGTTTCAGGGGCTGCGGGCTGCTCAATGCCGCGGCGGAACTGCCGGCCGGGGATCCCGGCAGGGCTGCCGTGCGGCGCCACAAGGAACAGGTTCAGGAGCTCCTGTCGAAGCACGTGGCCGCGCTGTTGCCGGGCCGGGAAGAGCAGGCTCCTGGTCTTGCTGCACATTTGGCTTTCCTGCTTGAGGGAGCCATGGCCAGGGCGGGTCTCGAAGGAAACGATGCACCGCTGCGGGATGCCCGGTCCATCGCCACGCAACTCCTGGATGCCCTGTGAACTACACGCCTCACCACCAGCAGGCCCGGCGTTGGGGAGCGTTGTCCGTCGTGGCAGCATCGATCCTCTGGGGGACCACCGGAACGGCGGCCACCTTCGCGCCGGCAGTGAGCCCGCTGGCCATTGGCGCCGTGGCCATGGGGCTGGGCGGACTGCTGCAGGCGGTGTACGCCGCGCGCCATATCGGCGCCCAGTGGGGCAGGCTTCATGCGCGGTGGCGCCTGGTGTTGCTCGGCGCGACGGCGGTGGCTGTCTACCCTCTGGCCTTCTACAGTTCCATGCACCTTTCCGGAGTGGCCGTGGGAACCGTGGTCTCCATCGGTTCGGCGCCGGTGGCCGCGGCCCTTATTGAACGTTTCGCCGATGGAAAGCTGCTAAGCAGGCAATGGATTTTGGGGGCGATGGTTGGAATCGGCGGAGCCGCCCTGCTGTCCCTTGCCGGACATTCGCCAGCGCCCAACGAGCCGGGCCCCGGACCGGATTCCTGGACCTCGACGGCGGGAATCCTCCTGGGCCTGCTGGCCGGAACCACGTATGCCCTGTATTCCTGGGCGGCCCATCGCCTGACCGGCCAAGGTGTCACCTCCCGGGCCGCCATGGGGGCCGTCTTCGGGCTCGGCGGCATCCTCCTGATGCCGGTGCTTGCCGCGACGGGCGGCCCGCTGCTGGAGTCCTGGCAGGCCGCTGGTGTGGGCACTTATATGGCCGTGGTGCCGATGTTTGCCGGGTATCTGCTGTTTGGCTGGGGGTTGGCCCGGGTGGGGGCGAGCACGGCCACCGGCATCTCCCTGCTCGAAACCGTGGTAGCAGCCGTCCTGGCCGTATTCGTGGTGGGCGAACGGCTCCCGGCACTTGCCTGGCTTGGCGCCGCCGTCGTCCTGGCTAGCCTGTTCATCCTGACGCCGCGGCGGCAACCCGGGGCAGCAGAAGGGCGCCGCGCAGGCGCAACAGCTGCGCCAAGCGCACCACCACCCAGGTAATTAACCGGTGATTTGCCGGCCCCCGCTCCGGGCCAGCAGCGTGGGACCGAGCAGCAGGCAGGCACCCAGCCCCAGCAACAGAACCCCCAGCACCACCGCGCCGGGAGCCGGCAGCCCGGCCCCTGCAATGATGAGCACCAGGCCGACCAGCGCCGCAGCCGTCCCCGGGAACAGCCCGGGGGGGAAACGGCGCGCCGGATAGCCGGACAGCAGTTCCATGGCCAGATGCGGATCGTCCGCGATCAGCCCCAGTTCCAGCTCCTTGAGCAGGCGTCGCTCCTCATCGGACATTGGCATGGCGGGCCCCTGTTTCCTTGGGCAGCGGTATCGGTATCGACCGTAGGAGTCTTCTACCGGTTAGTCAATAGTCCCGGGCGCAGGGCTGGAAGCGACCTACCGCCGTCGCAATTCCGCGAACTCGATGGACGGGACAATGGCGCCCGCGTCCCTTTCCACGAAGTTGATTCCCGGCGGCACCAGCTCATCGATGGCGTCCAGTACGGTCTCGCCCAGCTGGACATCCGCCGCACGCAGGTACGCCTGGAGGTGCTCGCTGCTGCGCGGGCCGATGATCACGCTGCTGATGGCGGGATGGGTCAGGGCAAAGCCCACGGCCAGGTCCACCAGGGACAGCTCCAGCTTGTCCGCCAGCCGGGCGAGCGAGTCAGCGGCAAGCAGCTTCCGCTCACTCGAGGGCCCGGAGATGTCGTAGCGGCCGGGCAGTGTGTGCACCCGGGTGGGCGGCTTGCCTGATTCGAGGACAAAGCTGCCGGACAGCCAGCCGCCAGCCAGCGGACCGTAGGCGAGCACGCCAAGGCCGTACTGCTGGGCGATTGGCAGGACGTCCCGTTCATTGCCACGGACCAGCATGCTGTACGGAACCTGGTTGCCCAGCGGCGGGATCAGGTGGTTCGTGGTAGCGAGCCACTGCGCCTCCACGAGCTGCGCCGGCGTGAATACCGAGGTGCCGTAATACAGGATCTTGCCTTGGCGGATCAGGTCGTTAAGGGTGGTGATGGTCTCCAGGACGTCCGTGTTGTAGTCCGGCCGGTGCGCTTGGTACAAGTCGATGCGGTCTGTCTGCAGCCGTCGGAGGCTGCCCTCGACGGCCTGCATGATCCAGCGCCGGGAGTTCCCGGAGTGTGCCGGATTGGGACTCATCTGGCCGTGGAACTTGGTGGCCAGGAAGACGTCGTCCCGGCGGCCGCGCAACGCGCGGCCCACCACCTGCTCGGACTCGCCCTGGGAGTAGACGTCAGCGGTGTCAATTGCCGTGATGCCGGCATCCAGGGCCGCATGGATGATGCGGATGCTTTCATCCGCACCGGTGGGGGCGCCCTGGGAGCTTCCGTTCCCCTCGCCGAAATTCATGGTGCCAAGGGTGAGGGGACTGATGGGGGTTCCCGACCGTCCGAACACCCGCAGTTCACTCAGGCTCATCTGCGGTTTCCTCCATTCAGTTGCCGTGCCTTGGATCGTCATGAGGCTACACAGCTGGGAGGGAGCACCGCAGATTTCCGCCTTAGTCCTTCTCTTTTCGTCGCACAGAGTAACCGGGGCCAGCGGGGATGACGTTTTGTGGCGCGCAAACGGCCGGGCATCATGCCTATATTGGGGGATGGGAACCATCAAGAGTGACGACCAGTTCGTCCAGCTGCACGACCTCATCATCGGCAGCAGCAACGTGGCTGACTTCCTGACGGAGCTGTCCACTTTTGCGGCTTCCACACTCAGCGATGACGCAGGCGCGCCCATCGAGTGCGGGGTGACCCTCCGGCGCCGCAAACGCAATGTCACCATTGCCGGCAGCAGTGAACGCGCGGTGGTCCTGGACAAGCTGGAGCAGGCCCTGGGGGAGGGCCCGTGCCTCGCGGCGCTGGAGGTCATGAGGCCCATGGTCCTGTCCAACGTGGAGACTGATAACCGCTGGCCCAACTACCAGAAAGTCCTGGCCGAGAATGGCTGCGGCAGCGTCCTGGGCGTCCCCCTTGCCCTGGACGAGCACCAGTCCGCGGCGTTGAACTTCTTTGCCGCGGAGCCGGACGTCTTTGCTCCCGACACCGTCCACCGGGCTGAAGCGTTTGCCGATCTCGCATCCCGCGCACTGCGGCTGGCGCTGCGGATTGCCGATACCCAGAACCTCGCGGATGACCTAAGGGCGGCCATGGCGAGCCGTACCACCATAGACCTTGCCTGCGGCGTGATCATGGGCCAGAACCGGTGCAGCCAGGACGAGGCCATGGCCCTGCTCACCAAGGCGTCGAGCCACCGGAACCAGAAGCTGCGGGACGTTGCCGCCGGGATCCTGGGCCGGGTCAGTGACGGGGCAGTGAGCACGCACTTCGATCCGTAGGCCGTGCCCGGGACCTGTCAAGACCCGCCCGCGTGCAGTCCGGGTTTCGCCTCCGCGCCGCCCTGCAATAATCTGAACCAACGGTTGTGCACGGGGGTGTCGGCGCCCGGTACAACAGCAGCACTGTAAGTTCCGGGACCATCACAGACGAGGCGGACGCCCATGACGGCTTCAGACCAACAGCATGCAGAACGGCCAACCACCACGGCAGGGCCTCCAGCCACTGCCCCTGGGCCGGTCGATCCGCACCTGCTGCAGCGGCTGGCGGACGCGCACGGCGTGGGCACGTCCTTTCAGGGCTGGGACGGGCTTCCGCACGCCGTTGCCCAGGAGACGCTGATCAAGGTGCTGGCCGCCCTCGGCGTTGAGGCGCACACCAACGGGCACGTCGAGGCTGCCCTTGCGGAAGCGGAACTGGCGCCGTGGCGGCGGATGCTGCCGCCCGCCGTCGTTATCAAACAGGGCGAGCCGGCCCAGGTGCCGGTCCACGTCCGTGACGGTGCCACTGCGCGCCTTGCCGTCAGCCTGGAAGGGGGAGCCGGGGAGCGGGCGGCGGTCCAGCAGGATCTCTGGGTCCAGCCCAAGGAGGTCGACGGCGTGTCCATGGGACGTGCCACATTCTCCCTTCCCGAGGACCTTCCTTTGGGCTGGCACACCCTGCACGCGGAGTCGGAAGGTGCCACCGCCACCGCCACCCTGGTAGTGACGCCGGCACGGCTGGCCACGGCAAAGCCGCTGGAGGAACGCCGCGGCTGGGGGCTGGCCACGCAGCTGTATTCGGTCCGCTCAAAGCGGTCGTGGGGCATCGGCGACTTTGCGGACCTGGCCGATCTGGCCGCCATCAGCGGCGCACGGGGCGCCGATTACGTACTGGTGAACCCGCTGCACGCGGCTGAGCCCGTTCCGCCGGTCCAGCCTTCGCCCTATTCGCCGTCCACCCGCCGTTTCTTCAACCCGCTGTACATCCGCGTTGAGGCCATTCCTGAGCTCGCTTACCTGAAGCCGCGCAGGCGCGCCGCCGTGGAGAAGCTTCGCGACGAAGTGTCCGGCCTGAACAGGGAGGGCGCCCGCCTGGACCGCGACGCCGTTTATGCCGCGAAGCTGCAGGCACTGGAAATGCTCTACCACACGCGCCGTTCACCCGCCCGGCAGGCCGCCTTCGACGAGTTCTGCCGCGTTTCCGGCAGCGGCCTGGAGGACTTCGCGCTGTGGTCGGCCATCCGCGAGGACCTGGCGCCGGACGATCCGCTCTGGAAAGACCCCGCCTACGCCATCGGAACCCCGGAAGCGGAAGCCCTCCGCACCAAGCTGGCGGACCGGATCGGATTCCACCGCTGGCTGCAGTGGATCTGCGACGAACAGCTGGAAAACGCACAGCGGGCTGCCCTGCGGTCGGGCATGCGGATGGGCGTGGTGCACGACCTCGCGGTGGGCGTGGACCACAGCAGCGCCGACGCTTGGACGCTGCGCGGCGTGCTGACCCCCAACACCAGCGTGGGGGCCCCGCCGGACATGTACAACCAGCAGGGCCAGGACTGGGGACAGCCGCCGTGGCACCCCGCCCGGCTGGCCGAGGCGGGATACGAACCGTTCCGCAACATGCTGGCCAACGTGCTCCGGCATGCCGGCGGCATCCGTGTGGACCACATCCTGGGCCTGTTCCGGCTGTGGTGGATTCCCATGGGGAATGCTCCGGGGGACGGCGCGTACGTCCGCTACGACCACGAGGCATTGATCGGCATCCTCGCCCTTGAGGCGCACCGTGCCGGCGCCGTGGTGATCGGGGAGGACCTGGGCACCTTCGAGCCATGGGTGCGTGACTACCTTGCGGCCCGCGGGATCCTTGGCACGTCCATCCTTTGGTTTGAGTACGACGGCGATTCGCCCCTTGCGCCGGAAAAGTACCGCACGCAGGCACTCGCCAGCGTCAACACCCACGACCTCCCGCCCACCGCCGGTTACCTCGCCGGAGACCACGTGGGGCTGCGGAGCCGGCTGGGCCTGCTGGAGCGGTCCGAGCAGGAGGAGCGGGCGGAGCACAACGCGTCCCTGGAGAAGATGTTCGCACTGCTGCGTGAACGAGGTTACCTCTCCGAAGGCGCGGCCGGTGGTGCTCAGGGGCAGGCATCGGAGGAGCACACCATCGAGGCGCTGCACCTCCTGCTGGCCCAGGCGCCGTCGGTACTGCTCGGCGTGGCCCTGGTAGATGCGGTGGGGGAGCGGCGGGTCCAGAACCAGCCCGGAACCACGGAGGCCCTCTACCCCAACTGGCAGGTGCCGTTGGGCGGCCCGGACGGCAAGCCCGTCTACCTCGATGACCTTCCCGGGAACAAGCGGTTCAACTCGCTGCTTGCGGCGGTGGAGGGAGCCCTGCACGGCTCCTAAGCGGGAAATGGAAGCAACCAGGCCCCGCCGCTTTGGTAAGCGGCGGGGCCTGTTGCTTTTTGCTTGCCTTATATCGGAGGGTGAACCTAACCCGCCGTGATCACGTGGGTGAAGTGGTCGTAACGGAAGGTGACCGGGCCGCCGTCGTGCTCAAACACGATGTTGGCCCCCGGCGTTGCCCCACCGGCCCCGTAACTGACGTCCCACGATTTATTGAGGGCCGCCTTGAACTCGTAGCTTCCCGCCGGCAGGTCCGGAACGGAGAGCTTCCACACGAGGTCGGCCGGGTCCAGCACCAGCTGCGCCTGGCCACAGGCAGGCTCCCAGTCCGAGGTGCAGCCCAGCTCGCTGTCCATGCTCCCGGCAGCGGCCACCGCGGCCGGCTGCTGTGAGGCATAGACGGCGCTCAGCAGGTGCGTGCTGTTGTCGTAGCGGAAGGTCACAGGCCCGCCGGGGTGGTCCAGCACGATGTTCTGCCCGTTCAGCTGGCCGTCGGCGCCGTAGTTTTCGTCCCAGCCGCCGTTGAGTGCCGCCTTGTACTCGTACTTGCCGGCCGGGAGGTCTACGGTCAGCCGCCAGATGCGGTCAGCTGGATCCAGGGTCATCCGTGCCTTGCTGCAGCCAGGATCCCAATCTGCGCTGCAGCCCATTGCCTGGTTCAGGGACCCGGCCACCGTGACGGAGTCGGGCTGCGGGGCCTGCCCAACCGTGACGGTCCTGGTGTCGCTGGTGACGTTGAAACCCGGGCCGGCCATCGTTGCGCGGTACTGGACCTTGGTGCCGTCGGCCAGGGCGGAGACGTCGTCAGTTGCGGAGTAGACGGGCGACGACGAGTCGGTGCCCACCGCGGTCCAGCCGCCGCCGCCAACACTGCGTTCGAAGGACACCACGTGGCTGGCCTTTTCCGGATCAGCTGTGGCGCTGAGCTCAACCTTGCCTTCCACGCTGCTGCCCTCGGCGGGCTTTTGCAGGGTGACGACGGGTGCGGGAACGCTTGCTGATCGGCTTTGGCTGGTGGCGGCATGCCCACCGTTGTCCAGCACGGTGGCGCGGTACTCCAGCGGCGTGCCGGCGTCCAGCGCCGCAACGTCGTGGAACACCTGGTACGGCGCGGTGTCGTCCGTGCCGATGGGCTGCCACTGGCCGCCGGCCGTCTTCGCCTCAAAGGTGACCTCGTAGAACGAAGCACCGTCGACGTCGGCCGTTACGTTGATGCGTCCGTTGTCATCCGGTGCGGCGGCCGGCTGCTGGAGGGCGACGGCGGGAGCCTCCTTGGAGTGCGGGATCCGTCCCGAGGATTCGTAGACGACGGCGGAGAGCGGCGGGACGGTCACGGTCAGTTTGGCGTCGTCCGAGGTTTTGGCTTCGTCGACGCCCTCGCCGTAAATTCGCGTGTAGCTGCGCTTGGCGATGTAGGTGGGGACCTCCGCTGTCTGCGGCTGGGCGCTGTTGTTCAGGGCCACCACGTATTCGCGCTGGTCCTGCCCGTCGGTGCGGGAGAAGGCGTAGATGCCGGGCCCGTCGGAGGCGTAGCGGTGCTGGTGCGCCCCGTTCCGAAGTGCCGGGTGCTCCTTGGTAAGGGCGGCCAGTTCACCGATCTTGGCGTAGAGGGGGTGGCCCGGGTTGAAGTTGTCGGTGGCGTGGGTGGCGTCCGTGCCCAGCAGGTCGTCGTCCAGGTACTCCGGCACCTTGCTGGCGAAGAGCGTCTGGCGAGCGTCCTGGTCGCCGCCGGGGCCGGTAAAGCCCTGTTCGTCACCGTAGTAGACCACCGGGTTGCCGCGGGAGAAGTACATCAATTCGTGCGCCAGTCCATCGCGGGCCACCTTCTCGGCGTCGCTTGCGGCCGGGTTGTCCTGGGCGATGAAGCTGCCGATGCGGCCCATGTCGTGGTTGCCCAGGAAGGTGGGCAGCTCGTAGACGTTGGAGTCGGCGTCGGTGTACCAGTCGTCGCCGGCGAAGAAGGCCTGCAGCGCCTTGGCGTCCTGGCTCTTGGAAGCAAAGTTGCGGGCAGCATCCTGGAAGGGGAAATCCAGCACGGCCTGCATCTTATTGCGGGTGGTGAACTGCGACGTGAAGCTCTTGGTGGTGTCAAAGA
Proteins encoded in this window:
- the malQ gene encoding 4-alpha-glucanotransferase yields the protein MTASDQQHAERPTTTAGPPATAPGPVDPHLLQRLADAHGVGTSFQGWDGLPHAVAQETLIKVLAALGVEAHTNGHVEAALAEAELAPWRRMLPPAVVIKQGEPAQVPVHVRDGATARLAVSLEGGAGERAAVQQDLWVQPKEVDGVSMGRATFSLPEDLPLGWHTLHAESEGATATATLVVTPARLATAKPLEERRGWGLATQLYSVRSKRSWGIGDFADLADLAAISGARGADYVLVNPLHAAEPVPPVQPSPYSPSTRRFFNPLYIRVEAIPELAYLKPRRRAAVEKLRDEVSGLNREGARLDRDAVYAAKLQALEMLYHTRRSPARQAAFDEFCRVSGSGLEDFALWSAIREDLAPDDPLWKDPAYAIGTPEAEALRTKLADRIGFHRWLQWICDEQLENAQRAALRSGMRMGVVHDLAVGVDHSSADAWTLRGVLTPNTSVGAPPDMYNQQGQDWGQPPWHPARLAEAGYEPFRNMLANVLRHAGGIRVDHILGLFRLWWIPMGNAPGDGAYVRYDHEALIGILALEAHRAGAVVIGEDLGTFEPWVRDYLAARGILGTSILWFEYDGDSPLAPEKYRTQALASVNTHDLPPTAGYLAGDHVGLRSRLGLLERSEQEERAEHNASLEKMFALLRERGYLSEGAAGGAQGQASEEHTIEALHLLLAQAPSVLLGVALVDAVGERRVQNQPGTTEALYPNWQVPLGGPDGKPVYLDDLPGNKRFNSLLAAVEGALHGS
- a CDS encoding GAF and ANTAR domain-containing protein, whose protein sequence is MGTIKSDDQFVQLHDLIIGSSNVADFLTELSTFAASTLSDDAGAPIECGVTLRRRKRNVTIAGSSERAVVLDKLEQALGEGPCLAALEVMRPMVLSNVETDNRWPNYQKVLAENGCGSVLGVPLALDEHQSAALNFFAAEPDVFAPDTVHRAEAFADLASRALRLALRIADTQNLADDLRAAMASRTTIDLACGVIMGQNRCSQDEAMALLTKASSHRNQKLRDVAAGILGRVSDGAVSTHFDP
- a CDS encoding DMT family transporter encodes the protein MNYTPHHQQARRWGALSVVAASILWGTTGTAATFAPAVSPLAIGAVAMGLGGLLQAVYAARHIGAQWGRLHARWRLVLLGATAVAVYPLAFYSSMHLSGVAVGTVVSIGSAPVAAALIERFADGKLLSRQWILGAMVGIGGAALLSLAGHSPAPNEPGPGPDSWTSTAGILLGLLAGTTYALYSWAAHRLTGQGVTSRAAMGAVFGLGGILLMPVLAATGGPLLESWQAAGVGTYMAVVPMFAGYLLFGWGLARVGASTATGISLLETVVAAVLAVFVVGERLPALAWLGAAVVLASLFILTPRRQPGAAEGRRAGATAAPSAPPPR
- a CDS encoding alpha-amylase family glycosyl hydrolase; translated protein: MLFRTPPGAPPRAQLRPKPAGKLHPTARRSTSGHAVAARSAAGLLAAAVAVSAAVLPAHAGVGLKDPKNPGSRGQGSSSALHSLRGPVTDENFYFVMADRFSNGSTANDQGGLGPDPMVSGFDPEKKGFYNGGDLAGLRNKIDYIQGLGTTSIWLTPSFKNKAVQPEDKSAGYHGYWVTDFTQIDPHLGTNDELKALIQEAHARGMKVYFDIITNHTADVIGYQEGARKGYASKDAFPYKTASGEAFDDRDYAGTGTFPKLDANTSFPYKPLLAPGEENLKVPAWLNDPTLYHNRGDTTFTGEDSMYGDFFGLDDLFTENPKVVHGMEDIYKSWIGDFGVDGFRIDTMKHVNDEFWQEFGPNVLNYAKEHGKDEFFMFGEVFDTTKSFTSQFTTRNKMQAVLDFPFQDAARNFASKSQDAKALQAFFAGDDWYTDADSNVYELPTFLGNHDMGRIGSFIAQDNPAASDAEKVARDGLAHELMYFSRGNPVVYYGDEQGFTGPGGDQDARQTLFASKVPEYLDDDLLGTDATHATDNFNPGHPLYAKIGELAALTKEHPALRNGAHQHRYASDGPGIYAFSRTDGQDQREYVVALNNSAQPQTAEVPTYIAKRSYTRIYGEGVDEAKTSDDAKLTVTVPPLSAVVYESSGRIPHSKEAPAVALQQPAAAPDDNGRINVTADVDGASFYEVTFEAKTAGGQWQPIGTDDTAPYQVFHDVAALDAGTPLEYRATVLDNGGHAATSQSRSASVPAPVVTLQKPAEGSSVEGKVELSATADPEKASHVVSFERSVGGGGWTAVGTDSSSPVYSATDDVSALADGTKVQYRATMAGPGFNVTSDTRTVTVGQAPQPDSVTVAGSLNQAMGCSADWDPGCSKARMTLDPADRIWRLTVDLPAGKYEYKAALNGGWDENYGADGQLNGQNIVLDHPGGPVTFRYDNSTHLLSAVYASQQPAAVAAAGSMDSELGCTSDWEPACGQAQLVLDPADLVWKLSVPDLPAGSYEFKAALNKSWDVSYGAGGATPGANIVFEHDGGPVTFRYDHFTHVITAG
- a CDS encoding DUF3040 domain-containing protein, which encodes MPMSDEERRLLKELELGLIADDPHLAMELLSGYPARRFPPGLFPGTAAALVGLVLIIAGAGLPAPGAVVLGVLLLGLGACLLLGPTLLARSGGRQITG
- a CDS encoding aldo/keto reductase is translated as MSLSELRVFGRSGTPISPLTLGTMNFGEGNGSSQGAPTGADESIRIIHAALDAGITAIDTADVYSQGESEQVVGRALRGRRDDVFLATKFHGQMSPNPAHSGNSRRWIMQAVEGSLRRLQTDRIDLYQAHRPDYNTDVLETITTLNDLIRQGKILYYGTSVFTPAQLVEAQWLATTNHLIPPLGNQVPYSMLVRGNERDVLPIAQQYGLGVLAYGPLAGGWLSGSFVLESGKPPTRVHTLPGRYDISGPSSERKLLAADSLARLADKLELSLVDLAVGFALTHPAISSVIIGPRSSEHLQAYLRAADVQLGETVLDAIDELVPPGINFVERDAGAIVPSIEFAELRRR
- a CDS encoding TetR/AcrR family transcriptional regulator; translated protein: MTLSSPASPGRRPARELLLEAAARLFYANGVAATGIDAITAEAGVAKKSLYNNFRSKADLMAAYLEARHGEWLGLYRNRLEAAGTPREEVLAVFDAYLDHANFAYQNGFRGCGLLNAAAELPAGDPGRAAVRRHKEQVQELLSKHVAALLPGREEQAPGLAAHLAFLLEGAMARAGLEGNDAPLRDARSIATQLLDAL